A single region of the Thermococcus sp. Bubb.Bath genome encodes:
- a CDS encoding RlmF-related methyltransferase has protein sequence MSTWKDGKLGLPVKEAVKLFPELGKYLDERGRLDFSNRKARMLYNRTIAKAVFGLDIEYHPKGLVTTPVSRYLFLKTFLSGGENVLEIGTGHTAMMALMAEKLFNCDVTATELDEELFEYARRNIERNGAKVRLIKSNGGIIRGVMSEGERFDVIFSAPPYYEAPTRGVLTEREGVGGGKYGEAFSVRLIEESIDYLNPKGKVALFLPDKEPLIRAIVEKGEELGYSIRDIKFKVGTRWRHSLILDI, from the coding sequence ATGTCGACATGGAAGGACGGAAAGCTCGGACTGCCAGTTAAAGAGGCCGTCAAGCTCTTTCCTGAGCTGGGGAAATACCTCGACGAACGGGGAAGACTCGACTTCTCGAACAGGAAAGCGAGGATGCTCTACAACAGGACTATAGCCAAGGCCGTCTTCGGGCTGGATATAGAGTATCACCCAAAAGGCCTCGTCACAACCCCGGTCTCTCGTTACCTTTTCCTGAAGACTTTTCTTAGTGGAGGAGAGAACGTCCTTGAAATTGGAACCGGGCACACTGCGATGATGGCCCTCATGGCGGAGAAGCTCTTCAACTGCGACGTCACCGCGACGGAGCTCGACGAGGAGCTCTTTGAATACGCCAGGAGGAATATCGAGAGGAACGGGGCAAAGGTTAGACTCATCAAGAGCAACGGTGGAATCATCAGAGGTGTCATGTCTGAAGGTGAGAGGTTTGACGTCATTTTCTCTGCACCTCCCTACTACGAGGCCCCGACGAGGGGTGTTTTGACCGAGAGGGAAGGCGTGGGTGGAGGAAAGTACGGCGAAGCGTTTTCCGTGAGGTTGATTGAAGAGTCTATCGACTACCTGAACCCAAAAGGGAAAGTTGCCCTCTTCCTCCCAGACAAGGAGCCACTGATAAGGGCCATAGTGGAAAAGGGGGAAGAGCTTGGCTACTCCATCAGAGACATTAAATTTAAAGTGGGAACACGGTGGAGGCACAGCCTGATTTTAGACATTTAG
- a CDS encoding ATPase domain-containing protein yields MPKYVVERVKTGIPGLDDLLNGGFPKGTTVLVTGPTGTGKTTFAVQFVYRGAELYDEPGVIVTLEERAQDLRREMLSFGWDLEKYEREGKIAIVDGVSSIVGLPSEEKFALEDGLNVEGFLRYVYRVVKSINAKRLVVDSIPSIAIRLKEENDIREVLLRLNTILLEMGVTSILTTEAEDPKSGKISKYGVEEFVSRGVILLDLIEKDVELKRYLLIRKMRETKHAMKKYPFEITEDGITVYPSGEIY; encoded by the coding sequence ATGCCCAAGTATGTGGTTGAACGTGTGAAAACCGGGATTCCCGGTCTAGATGATCTCCTTAACGGAGGTTTTCCCAAGGGCACTACTGTACTAGTGACTGGTCCCACCGGTACTGGAAAGACCACTTTTGCCGTCCAGTTTGTCTACCGCGGTGCCGAGCTCTACGATGAACCGGGCGTGATAGTCACCCTTGAGGAGAGGGCCCAGGATCTCAGGCGCGAGATGCTCAGCTTTGGATGGGACCTTGAAAAATATGAGCGCGAGGGTAAAATTGCTATAGTAGATGGGGTAAGTTCAATCGTGGGGTTACCCTCTGAGGAAAAGTTTGCTCTGGAAGACGGCCTAAACGTTGAAGGTTTTCTTAGGTATGTGTACAGGGTGGTCAAAAGCATAAACGCAAAGCGTCTAGTTGTCGACTCAATTCCATCGATAGCCATACGCCTCAAGGAGGAGAATGACATAAGGGAGGTTCTCCTCAGGCTCAACACGATACTCCTCGAAATGGGTGTAACCTCAATCCTGACGACTGAGGCAGAGGATCCAAAGAGCGGCAAGATAAGCAAGTACGGTGTCGAAGAGTTTGTTTCGAGGGGCGTCATCCTTCTCGACTTGATAGAGAAGGACGTTGAGCTGAAGAGGTACCTCCTCATAAGGAAAATGAGGGAGACAAAGCATGCTATGAAAAAATACCCCTTTGAGATAACGGAGGATGGAATAACAGTCTATCCAAGCGGAGAAATCTACTGA
- a CDS encoding tripartite tricarboxylate transporter permease, whose product MFREMLKGLLMGTLTGMTPGIHVNTLAELGVTSSFPALFAMGLTHTFLDAIPAAFMGVPDDGSALSLLPAHRLILQGKGREVVEVAMWASFLAVVFSIPLSYVYRVIAPMYRPEFGVAAVVLLAAILILGEKKGKRTKALAIFLVSGILGFAVFHNGSLNEPFYHLFTGLFGIPVLITASSSSPPSQKKGYGSVFPVDIWRFSFIGTILGMVASLVPTMTASMAASLAVSASEGERPFLAVVYSVNTSNFLFGVINYHLTGRTRNGVAVAMKAAGIDAVSTPEILLMGVLVGVLAMMVGFVAGEGMVRALSKVNYRVLNATTFVLLLALSMKFDGIYGLWVILAAAGIGYTAQEWGVRRTSCMGVLMLPIIFEGIVPAL is encoded by the coding sequence TTGTTCCGGGAGATGCTGAAGGGTCTCCTCATGGGCACCCTAACCGGGATGACCCCGGGAATACATGTTAACACCCTCGCGGAGCTGGGGGTAACCTCATCTTTTCCCGCGCTGTTCGCCATGGGGCTCACGCATACGTTCCTGGATGCCATACCCGCCGCGTTCATGGGGGTTCCCGACGACGGGTCCGCACTCTCGCTCCTGCCCGCCCATCGGCTCATCCTACAAGGTAAAGGCAGGGAGGTTGTAGAGGTCGCGATGTGGGCGAGCTTCCTGGCGGTGGTTTTCTCGATCCCCCTCTCGTACGTATACCGAGTAATAGCTCCAATGTACCGACCGGAGTTCGGGGTCGCTGCGGTGGTGCTTCTAGCCGCAATCTTGATACTGGGAGAAAAGAAAGGAAAGAGGACAAAAGCCCTCGCGATTTTCCTGGTTTCAGGGATACTTGGGTTCGCAGTTTTCCACAATGGGAGCCTGAATGAACCCTTTTACCATCTGTTCACGGGACTCTTTGGAATACCAGTTCTCATAACCGCCTCCAGTTCCTCCCCACCATCACAGAAAAAAGGATACGGCTCCGTATTCCCCGTGGACATTTGGAGATTCTCATTTATCGGGACGATCCTAGGGATGGTGGCGTCGCTCGTCCCCACGATGACGGCTTCAATGGCGGCCTCCCTGGCAGTTTCAGCTTCCGAAGGAGAGAGGCCGTTCCTGGCAGTCGTTTACTCGGTTAACACTTCCAACTTCCTCTTTGGGGTGATCAACTACCACCTCACAGGTAGGACAAGGAATGGTGTGGCCGTTGCCATGAAAGCGGCAGGTATAGACGCCGTATCAACCCCCGAAATTCTGTTAATGGGCGTATTAGTCGGGGTTCTTGCTATGATGGTAGGTTTTGTCGCGGGAGAAGGGATGGTACGGGCGTTGAGTAAGGTAAACTACAGGGTTCTCAACGCCACCACCTTCGTCCTCCTCTTAGCACTCTCCATGAAGTTCGATGGAATTTATGGCCTCTGGGTCATTCTAGCCGCTGCGGGTATAGGTTACACCGCTCAGGAGTGGGGTGTAAGGAGAACGAGCTGCATGGGGGTTCTAATGCTTCCAATAATATTTGAGGGCATTGTTCCAGCACTGTGA
- a CDS encoding MBL fold metallo-hydrolase has translation MIEITFLGSGGGRFITITQFRSTGGFHIAASKNIHVDPGPGALIRSWRYKLDPRKLDAIFVSHRHVDHCNDLEIMVEAMTGGALKKRGSLIASKSVVYGDENHTPAISKYHLDVLESVHIPEPGSKIPVGEEELLITPCQHSDPTTIGFKMKTKLGDISYIPDTAYFEDLIRWHDGARILIAAITRPRDMGIPYHLSTDDAVELLKGMKKKPEVLVLNHIGMKMHFANPYKEAKYIETVTGVKTYVAKEGFKVMVDKKEIAVRTLRPARFV, from the coding sequence TTGATAGAGATAACCTTCCTCGGGAGCGGGGGCGGGCGATTCATCACAATAACGCAGTTCCGCTCCACGGGGGGATTCCACATAGCGGCGAGCAAGAACATCCATGTTGACCCAGGACCGGGAGCACTTATCAGGAGCTGGCGCTACAAGCTCGACCCGCGAAAGCTCGACGCGATATTCGTTTCCCACAGGCACGTCGACCACTGCAACGACCTTGAGATAATGGTCGAGGCCATGACGGGGGGGGCACTGAAAAAGAGGGGCTCGCTGATAGCCTCAAAGAGTGTTGTCTACGGCGACGAAAATCACACGCCGGCGATAAGCAAATACCACCTAGACGTTCTTGAGAGCGTTCACATCCCCGAACCGGGCAGTAAGATACCGGTTGGAGAGGAGGAGCTCCTGATAACCCCGTGCCAGCACTCGGATCCAACAACCATAGGATTCAAGATGAAGACCAAACTCGGTGATATATCATACATCCCAGACACGGCATATTTCGAGGACCTCATCCGCTGGCACGACGGGGCGAGGATTCTGATAGCGGCGATAACGCGGCCAAGGGACATGGGGATTCCGTACCACCTGAGCACCGACGACGCCGTTGAGCTCCTGAAGGGTATGAAAAAGAAGCCCGAAGTTCTGGTGCTCAACCACATAGGGATGAAGATGCACTTCGCCAACCCGTACAAGGAGGCAAAGTACATAGAGACGGTGACCGGTGTGAAGACCTACGTCGCCAAAGAGGGCTTTAAGGTAATGGTGGACAAAAAGGAGATAGCGGTGAGAACGCTGAGACCCGCTAGGTTCGTCTGA
- a CDS encoding M20 family metallo-hydrolase produces the protein MVELETVTKEVEGLRDEMVETLSELIKIPAISPDYGHEGEYDKAQKLLEIIKDWPFDKVEVYEAPDERAKNGVRPSILAYYHGQEGDKSPRLWILTHMDVVPPGDLSKWTVTEPFKPLVRDGKVYGRGSEDNGQSLVASLYAVKAMMNLGIRPKRTVILAFVSDEETGSHYGVEWLVKNHPELFRKDDLVLVPDGGNEEGTFIEVAEKSILWFKLKVRGRQVHASMPDKGLNAHRVALDLAYHLDKLLHEKYGEKDELFDPPESTFEPTMVRNPADSPNIAPGEHEIVFDCRVLPEYSLDDVLNDVSALAEEVKERHKKELDGKVLPEVEVEILQRGDAAPPTDPNSEIVVLLRKALKKLRGKEAVVGGIGGGTFAAFFRRLGIPAVVWATLDEMAHQPNEYAKIDNMVDDAKVMAALALL, from the coding sequence ATGGTTGAACTTGAAACTGTTACAAAGGAAGTTGAAGGGCTCAGGGACGAGATGGTGGAAACCCTCTCCGAACTCATCAAAATCCCCGCGATAAGTCCGGACTATGGCCACGAAGGTGAATACGACAAGGCGCAGAAGCTGCTTGAGATAATAAAGGACTGGCCCTTCGACAAGGTTGAGGTCTACGAAGCTCCTGACGAGAGGGCAAAGAACGGTGTGAGGCCGAGTATCCTGGCGTACTACCACGGCCAGGAGGGGGATAAGAGCCCGCGCCTCTGGATTCTAACTCACATGGACGTCGTCCCGCCCGGAGACCTGAGCAAGTGGACGGTTACCGAGCCTTTCAAGCCCCTTGTCAGGGACGGAAAGGTCTACGGCAGGGGAAGCGAGGACAACGGACAGAGCCTCGTTGCCTCTCTCTACGCTGTTAAGGCCATGATGAACCTCGGAATAAGACCGAAGAGGACGGTAATCCTGGCCTTCGTCAGCGATGAGGAGACCGGAAGCCACTACGGTGTTGAGTGGCTTGTAAAGAACCATCCAGAGCTATTCAGGAAGGACGACCTCGTCTTGGTTCCCGACGGCGGAAATGAAGAGGGCACATTCATCGAGGTTGCGGAGAAGAGCATCCTCTGGTTTAAGCTGAAGGTTAGGGGGAGGCAGGTCCACGCGAGCATGCCCGACAAGGGATTGAACGCCCATAGGGTTGCCCTCGACCTGGCCTACCACCTCGACAAACTCCTCCACGAGAAGTACGGAGAGAAAGATGAACTCTTCGACCCGCCGGAGAGCACCTTCGAGCCGACCATGGTCAGAAATCCCGCAGACAGCCCGAACATAGCGCCAGGTGAACACGAGATCGTCTTCGACTGCCGTGTCCTTCCGGAGTACAGCCTCGATGATGTGTTGAACGACGTGAGCGCTCTTGCTGAGGAAGTCAAGGAGAGACATAAGAAGGAACTCGACGGTAAGGTCCTGCCTGAGGTAGAGGTTGAGATTCTCCAGCGTGGCGATGCCGCTCCTCCAACGGATCCGAACAGCGAGATAGTGGTTCTCCTGAGGAAAGCACTGAAGAAACTGAGGGGCAAAGAGGCAGTAGTTGGAGGAATAGGCGGCGGAACATTCGCGGCCTTCTTCCGGAGACTTGGAATTCCGGCGGTGGTCTGGGCCACACTGGACGAGATGGCTCACCAGCCCAACGAGTACGCCAAGATAGACAACATGGTGGATGACGCGAAGGTCATGGCAGCTCTGGCGCTTCTCTGA
- the glmM gene encoding phosphoglucosamine mutase, with product MKLFGTAGIRGTLWEKVTPELAMKVGMAIGTYRSGKALVARDGRTSSVMLKSAIISGLLSTGMEVLDADLIPTPTLAWVTKELANAGVMITASHNPPMDNGIKVFNGDGTEFYVEQEGELEKVVSSGDFKRARWDEIKPVKTVEVIPNYIDAVLDFVNHETSLKVLYDGANGSGSVLAPYLLREMGAKVFSVNSHVDGHFPGRKPEPRYENIAYLGKLVRELGVDLAVAQDGDADRIAVFDERGNYVDEDTLIALFAKLYVEEHGGGVVVTSINTGSRIDSVVEGEGGKVYRVPLGQPHDGIKKYNAIFAAEPWKFVHPKFGPWIDSFVTMGLLIKLIDERGPLNELVKEIPTYYLKKKNVPCPDKLKEEVIKRSGKILEEKLKNEIKEILTISGFRFNLTDGSWVLVRPSGTEPKIRVVVEGPTERRRDELFEMAFRTVLKIVGEMKKVRRT from the coding sequence ATGAAGCTCTTCGGAACCGCGGGCATTCGCGGCACCCTCTGGGAAAAGGTCACCCCCGAGCTGGCCATGAAAGTGGGCATGGCAATCGGAACCTACAGAAGCGGAAAGGCCCTCGTCGCGAGGGACGGCAGGACTTCGAGCGTTATGCTGAAAAGCGCCATAATATCCGGCCTTCTGAGTACCGGAATGGAGGTTCTCGATGCTGATCTAATACCAACTCCCACCCTGGCGTGGGTCACTAAGGAGCTTGCCAATGCGGGGGTTATGATAACCGCTTCCCATAATCCCCCAATGGACAACGGCATAAAGGTCTTCAACGGTGACGGAACCGAGTTCTACGTCGAGCAGGAGGGGGAGCTTGAGAAGGTAGTTTCCTCCGGGGACTTCAAGAGAGCCAGGTGGGATGAGATAAAACCCGTCAAGACCGTGGAGGTTATCCCCAACTACATAGATGCAGTTCTCGACTTCGTGAACCATGAAACCAGCCTTAAAGTGCTTTACGACGGTGCCAACGGGAGCGGCAGCGTGCTTGCCCCGTACCTTCTCCGGGAGATGGGGGCTAAAGTCTTCAGCGTCAACTCTCACGTTGATGGTCACTTTCCGGGCAGGAAGCCAGAGCCCCGCTACGAGAACATTGCCTACCTTGGGAAGCTGGTGAGGGAGCTGGGCGTTGATCTGGCGGTAGCTCAGGACGGGGATGCTGATAGGATAGCGGTCTTCGATGAGAGGGGAAACTACGTCGATGAGGACACTCTAATAGCGCTCTTCGCCAAGCTCTACGTTGAGGAGCACGGCGGGGGTGTCGTTGTCACCTCGATTAACACGGGCTCAAGGATAGACAGCGTCGTCGAGGGAGAGGGGGGGAAGGTTTACCGTGTCCCGCTCGGTCAGCCTCACGATGGGATAAAGAAGTACAACGCAATCTTCGCCGCAGAACCCTGGAAGTTCGTTCACCCGAAGTTCGGCCCCTGGATTGACAGCTTCGTGACGATGGGCCTGCTTATAAAGCTCATAGACGAGAGAGGGCCCCTCAATGAGCTCGTGAAGGAAATTCCAACGTACTACCTCAAAAAGAAGAACGTCCCGTGCCCTGACAAGCTTAAGGAGGAAGTCATTAAGAGATCCGGGAAAATCCTTGAAGAGAAGCTGAAAAACGAGATAAAGGAAATTCTCACGATCTCAGGTTTCCGCTTCAACCTCACGGACGGCTCTTGGGTTTTGGTGAGACCCAGTGGAACCGAACCGAAGATAAGGGTCGTCGTCGAGGGACCGACGGAGAGGAGGAGGGACGAGCTGTTTGAGATGGCCTTCAGAACCGTCTTGAAAATTGTGGGGGAAATGAAAAAGGTCAGACGAACCTAG
- a CDS encoding DUF5748 family protein, which produces MHFDVVKEFLEDIGADWTEIEGEIHLDPEVFYEVWKYIGQPDLDTYVIEDEVVEPGSYDPPEMKYTGARPIKIKKVYFETLDGKRIVTDYSEFQRIVKEQGS; this is translated from the coding sequence ATGCACTTCGACGTGGTCAAGGAGTTTCTGGAAGACATTGGGGCAGACTGGACGGAAATTGAGGGGGAGATTCACCTCGACCCGGAGGTTTTCTATGAGGTTTGGAAATATATCGGCCAGCCCGACCTAGATACGTACGTTATCGAGGACGAGGTCGTTGAGCCGGGCTCGTACGACCCGCCCGAGATGAAGTACACGGGGGCCAGGCCCATTAAGATAAAGAAGGTTTACTTTGAGACTCTTGATGGCAAGAGGATAGTTACGGATTATTCTGAGTTCCAGCGCATAGTTAAGGAGCAGGGCTCCTGA
- a CDS encoding IGHMBP2 family helicase, which produces MGEKEERLSKFISSLKILIEMERKAEVEAMKLEMRRLSGREREKVGRAVLGLNGKVIGEELGYFLVRYGRDREIKTEISVGDLVVISKRDPLKSDLVGTVVEKGKRFLTVALETVPEWALKGVRIDLYANDITFKRWMENLDSLRESGRRALELYLGLMEPEESEFVEFQPFDESLNASQRRAISKALGSKDFFLVHGPFGTGKTRTLVELIRQEVERGHKVLATAESNVAVDNIVERLVDSGLKVVRVGHPSRVSKALHETTLAYLITQHDLYAELRELRVIGENLKDKRDTFTKPAPKYRRGLSDGEILRLANKGIGTRGVPARLIREMAEWIKINRQVQKTVDDAKKLEERISREITKEADVVFTTNASSGLDVVDYGEYDVAVIDEATQATIPSVLIPINRAKRFVLAGDHRQLPPTILSEKAKELSKTLFEGLIERYPEKSEMLRVQYRMNEKLMEFPSREFYDGKIEAHESVRNITLANLGVSEPEFGNFWDEALKPENVLVFIDTSKMEDRLERQRHGSDSRENPLEAKLVSESTEKLLEMGVNPDWIGVITPYDDQRDLISSMGEEGVEVKTVDGYQGREKEVIILSFVRSNKREELGFLKDLRRLNVSLTRARRKLIAVGDSSTLSNHPTYRRFIEFVNSEGKIIRAEELENVQG; this is translated from the coding sequence TCGGCCTCAACGGGAAGGTAATCGGCGAGGAACTCGGCTATTTTCTCGTTAGGTACGGAAGAGATAGGGAGATAAAGACGGAGATAAGCGTAGGTGACCTCGTCGTTATAAGCAAACGCGACCCGCTCAAGAGCGACCTCGTGGGAACCGTTGTGGAAAAGGGGAAACGCTTCCTCACGGTTGCCCTCGAAACGGTTCCAGAGTGGGCGCTTAAGGGCGTCAGGATTGACCTCTATGCCAACGACATAACCTTCAAGCGCTGGATGGAGAATCTCGACAGCCTCAGGGAGAGCGGGAGGAGAGCCCTTGAGCTTTACCTCGGCCTAATGGAGCCGGAGGAGAGCGAATTTGTTGAGTTCCAGCCCTTTGACGAGAGCCTGAACGCGAGCCAGAGAAGGGCCATATCGAAGGCCCTTGGAAGTAAAGATTTCTTCCTCGTCCACGGACCGTTCGGAACAGGAAAGACGAGAACCCTGGTGGAGCTGATAAGGCAAGAAGTTGAGAGAGGGCATAAGGTTCTCGCAACTGCCGAGAGCAACGTGGCAGTTGACAATATCGTCGAGAGGCTGGTGGATTCAGGGCTTAAGGTAGTCAGGGTCGGCCACCCGAGCAGGGTCTCCAAGGCCCTTCATGAGACGACGTTAGCTTATCTCATTACTCAGCACGACCTCTACGCCGAGCTTAGGGAGCTCAGGGTTATCGGCGAGAACCTCAAGGATAAGAGGGACACCTTCACAAAGCCCGCCCCAAAATACAGAAGGGGCCTGAGCGACGGGGAGATTCTGAGGCTGGCAAATAAAGGCATCGGAACGAGGGGAGTTCCAGCGAGGCTCATCAGGGAGATGGCAGAGTGGATTAAGATAAACCGGCAGGTTCAGAAGACCGTCGACGACGCTAAGAAGCTTGAAGAAAGAATATCAAGGGAAATAACTAAGGAAGCGGACGTCGTGTTCACCACCAACGCCTCTTCCGGCCTGGACGTCGTGGATTACGGGGAATACGACGTGGCTGTGATAGATGAGGCCACTCAGGCAACGATTCCAAGCGTCCTCATCCCGATAAACAGGGCGAAGCGCTTCGTGCTGGCGGGAGACCACAGACAGCTACCGCCGACGATACTGAGCGAGAAGGCCAAAGAGCTGTCAAAGACGCTCTTCGAGGGCCTCATCGAACGCTATCCGGAGAAGAGTGAAATGCTCAGGGTCCAGTACAGGATGAACGAAAAACTGATGGAGTTCCCGAGTAGGGAGTTCTACGATGGAAAAATAGAAGCCCATGAGAGCGTAAGGAACATTACGCTGGCGAATCTTGGGGTTAGTGAGCCCGAGTTCGGAAACTTCTGGGACGAAGCCCTTAAGCCCGAAAACGTGCTGGTCTTCATTGACACCTCAAAGATGGAAGATCGCCTCGAGAGGCAGAGGCACGGTAGTGACAGCAGGGAGAACCCACTTGAGGCGAAGCTAGTCTCTGAATCCACTGAGAAGCTCCTCGAAATGGGCGTGAACCCCGACTGGATAGGTGTAATCACTCCCTACGACGACCAGAGGGACTTGATAAGCTCTATGGGTGAAGAAGGGGTCGAGGTCAAAACGGTCGACGGTTACCAGGGGAGGGAGAAGGAAGTTATCATACTCTCCTTTGTCCGCTCCAACAAAAGGGAGGAGCTTGGCTTTCTGAAGGATTTAAGGAGGCTGAACGTGTCCCTCACGAGGGCAAGGAGAAAGCTTATAGCCGTTGGGGATTCGTCCACGCTCTCGAACCATCCAACTTACAGGAGGTTTATAGAGTTCGTGAACTCAGAGGGGAAGATAATTAGAGCTGAGGAGTTAGAAAATGTGCAAGGATAG
- a CDS encoding RAD55 family ATPase: MQIERVSTGIIDSLIQGGIPSGSVVLVIGDPKSGKTTFQTQFLYNQVVMGGIPGLAILVDMPKKEFLNFSKDFGWDFSPVLDEFLYLVDAYSHRIKSAPKFSFSEDVIIDASNPFQISKFIRDTTTGLVSSGHSGQLVGIITSITPLFFESNIVDIYKFLEELKDIAHRYNQVWLIEVNSGIERAQVENTVKAIVDGIVEMRMFEEGRTLRRYIRVYGMRRTAHSLSWFPYEITPTGIVLRG; the protein is encoded by the coding sequence GTGCAGATTGAGAGAGTCTCCACAGGCATCATTGATTCCCTTATCCAGGGGGGGATCCCCTCCGGGAGTGTGGTTCTCGTTATAGGTGACCCCAAATCGGGCAAGACGACTTTTCAGACCCAGTTCCTTTACAACCAGGTTGTGATGGGTGGGATTCCAGGCCTAGCGATCCTTGTGGACATGCCCAAAAAGGAGTTCCTAAACTTTTCGAAAGATTTTGGGTGGGACTTCTCACCTGTTCTCGATGAGTTCCTCTACCTTGTGGATGCATACTCCCACAGGATAAAGAGCGCCCCCAAGTTCTCCTTCTCTGAGGATGTCATAATAGACGCCTCCAACCCATTCCAGATATCCAAGTTCATCCGCGACACCACGACGGGGCTTGTCTCAAGCGGACACAGCGGCCAGCTCGTGGGGATAATAACCTCAATAACGCCCCTCTTCTTTGAGAGCAACATCGTGGACATATACAAGTTCCTTGAGGAACTCAAAGACATCGCCCACAGGTACAACCAGGTGTGGCTCATAGAGGTCAACAGCGGAATCGAGAGGGCCCAAGTTGAGAACACCGTGAAGGCAATAGTTGACGGCATCGTTGAGATGAGAATGTTCGAAGAGGGGAGAACCCTCAGGCGCTACATACGTGTCTATGGCATGAGACGCACAGCGCACTCACTCTCCTGGTTCCCCTACGAGATAACCCCCACAGGGATAGTACTCAGGGGATGA
- a CDS encoding UPF0146 family protein: MPVEDFADFISSKVPKGKIVELGIGFQFKVALRLKELGFDVLAVDWNEESVRAAIRAGIDAFQDDIFNPRRELYRGAVALYAVRPTPEILVPIISLSDRLKLPLFILPLAGDTMPRGMKLVNYRGLPVYAKGI; the protein is encoded by the coding sequence ATGCCTGTTGAGGACTTCGCGGACTTCATATCCAGTAAAGTTCCAAAGGGAAAAATAGTTGAGCTTGGAATCGGCTTCCAGTTCAAGGTCGCCCTTAGACTGAAGGAGCTCGGTTTTGACGTGCTCGCCGTGGACTGGAACGAGGAATCCGTCAGAGCCGCCATAAGAGCGGGAATAGATGCATTCCAGGATGACATCTTCAACCCGAGGCGGGAACTTTATAGGGGCGCCGTTGCGCTCTACGCGGTTAGGCCTACACCTGAGATATTAGTGCCAATCATCTCCTTAAGTGACAGGCTCAAACTACCCCTTTTCATTCTGCCGCTGGCCGGCGACACCATGCCGCGGGGGATGAAGCTCGTGAACTACAGAGGACTGCCGGTATACGCTAAAGGTATTTAA
- a CDS encoding class I SAM-dependent rRNA methyltransferase: protein MAKIIVDAQAARAIGKGAMIVFKKGVVRTEGEITPGDIAEVYTRGGKFLGKGFINPNSNIMVRLITQDEKTEVNKELFHERIRKANEYRKKVLGYDKAYRMVYGEADYLPGLIVDRFNEIASLQISSVGMERFKLDVAEAIMEAEPEIETVFEKNTGRSRRREGLPEVERVLLGKEKYRTIIKEGKARFLVDMRGQKTGFFLDQRENRIALEKYVKPGMRVLDVFTYTGGFAIHAAVAGADEVVTVDKSPWAIDMVRENAKLNGVGDRMKYIVGSAFPVMEEMIKEGEKFDIVILDPPAFVQHEKDLKRGLRAYFNVNYAGLQLVKEGGILVTASCSQHVDMQAFKDMVIAAAAKAGKFLKLLEPYRTQAPDHPILMASKDTEYLKALFLYVEDMK, encoded by the coding sequence ATGGCGAAGATAATAGTCGACGCCCAGGCCGCGAGGGCCATAGGGAAGGGCGCGATGATAGTCTTCAAAAAAGGCGTGGTGAGAACGGAGGGCGAGATAACCCCCGGGGATATCGCCGAAGTTTACACGCGAGGGGGCAAGTTCCTGGGGAAAGGCTTCATCAATCCAAACTCCAACATAATGGTCAGGCTGATAACCCAGGACGAGAAGACAGAGGTGAACAAGGAGCTCTTCCACGAGAGGATACGAAAGGCCAACGAATACCGTAAGAAGGTTCTCGGCTACGATAAAGCCTATCGCATGGTCTACGGTGAGGCTGACTACCTTCCTGGCCTCATAGTGGACCGCTTCAACGAGATAGCCTCCCTTCAGATTTCCAGCGTTGGAATGGAGAGGTTCAAGCTCGACGTCGCGGAGGCCATAATGGAGGCCGAACCTGAGATAGAGACCGTCTTTGAGAAGAACACCGGCAGGAGCAGGAGAAGGGAGGGCCTCCCTGAGGTTGAGCGCGTCCTCCTCGGAAAGGAGAAGTACCGAACGATAATTAAGGAGGGCAAGGCGAGGTTCCTCGTGGACATGCGCGGTCAGAAAACGGGCTTCTTCCTCGACCAGAGGGAGAACAGGATAGCCCTCGAGAAGTACGTCAAGCCGGGCATGAGGGTTTTAGACGTCTTCACATACACCGGCGGCTTTGCAATCCACGCCGCGGTCGCAGGGGCAGATGAGGTAGTCACCGTCGACAAGTCCCCCTGGGCCATCGACATGGTGAGGGAGAACGCGAAGCTGAACGGCGTGGGGGACCGGATGAAGTACATTGTAGGCTCGGCCTTCCCGGTCATGGAAGAGATGATAAAGGAGGGGGAGAAGTTCGACATCGTCATCCTCGATCCCCCTGCCTTCGTCCAGCACGAAAAGGACCTCAAGAGGGGTTTAAGAGCATACTTCAACGTGAACTACGCCGGCCTTCAGCTCGTAAAGGAAGGTGGAATACTCGTTACGGCGTCCTGCTCCCAGCACGTTGATATGCAGGCCTTCAAGGACATGGTGATTGCAGCTGCCGCCAAAGCTGGCAAGTTCCTGAAGCTCCTGGAACCCTACAGAACCCAGGCGCCGGACCACCCGATACTCATGGCTTCAAAAGATACGGAATATCTCAAGGCCCTCTTCCTCTACGTGGAGGACATGAAATAA